The Ornithinimicrobium faecis genome includes a window with the following:
- a CDS encoding putative quinol monooxygenase, giving the protein MYFIVVKFPVKPEYAEQWPELVSTFTEATLAEPGNKWFEWSRSVKDPNEYVLVEAFTDDGAGPHVQSDHFAQMQQDFPQYLTATPKIVSRQVDGDGWDEMGELKVG; this is encoded by the coding sequence ATGTACTTCATCGTCGTCAAGTTCCCCGTCAAGCCGGAGTATGCCGAGCAGTGGCCCGAGTTGGTCAGCACCTTCACCGAGGCGACCCTGGCGGAGCCGGGCAACAAGTGGTTTGAGTGGTCGCGCAGCGTCAAGGACCCGAACGAGTATGTGCTCGTCGAGGCCTTCACCGACGACGGCGCGGGTCCGCACGTCCAGTCCGACCACTTCGCCCAGATGCAGCAGGACTTCCCGCAGTACCTGACCGCGACGCCCAAGATCGTCTCCCGCCAGGTCGACGGCGACGGCTGGGACGAGATGGGGGAGTTGAAGGTCGGCTGA
- a CDS encoding GMC family oxidoreductase yields MAQISHDEASVVIIGSGAGGGTLAYELTKAGVPVVVLEAGPHLHNEDYMNLEWEAFNQMAWLDPRTTSGSWRIATDFPNLPAWIVKAVGGTTTHWSGATPRFKAHEFRTRSTYGRVEGANLLDWPISLDELAHYYDQAEKSMGSTHRHGRPPLPANNNYKVLAGGAEKVGYKHYATGPYATNAEPYDGRPATVQDGFNFQGDKQGSKWSTLVRELPRAQETGLLDLRSESQAVQITHGKDGKVDAVIYLDSEGNLHKQAAKVVCVAGNSIETPRLLLMSASSLFPDGLANSSGQVGRNYMRHTTGSVYARFEKDVRMYRGETMSGLIADEARHDPSRGFVGGYYLQMISLGPAFLASFIEPGAWGKEFTELMDAYARTAGVWVVGEDMPQETNRVTLNSTVQDKHGLPVPDVHFDDHPNDVAMREHAYAAADSVYGAVGALGTHHTPPYPSTHNLGTSRMSERPEDGVTDKWGRTHDVPNLFVSDGSLFTTGAAANPTLTIVALAIRQAEYLVEQLRTGAL; encoded by the coding sequence ATGGCACAGATCAGCCACGACGAGGCGAGCGTTGTCATCATCGGGTCCGGGGCCGGCGGAGGCACCCTGGCCTATGAGTTGACCAAGGCCGGGGTCCCGGTGGTGGTGCTCGAGGCGGGCCCGCACCTGCACAACGAGGACTACATGAACCTGGAGTGGGAGGCGTTCAACCAGATGGCCTGGCTGGACCCGCGCACCACCTCGGGCAGCTGGCGCATCGCCACGGACTTCCCCAACCTGCCGGCCTGGATCGTCAAGGCTGTCGGCGGCACCACCACCCACTGGTCCGGAGCGACCCCGCGCTTCAAGGCCCACGAGTTCCGCACCCGCTCGACCTATGGCCGGGTGGAGGGAGCCAACCTGCTGGACTGGCCGATCAGCCTCGATGAGTTGGCGCACTACTACGACCAGGCGGAGAAGTCGATGGGCTCGACCCACCGGCACGGCCGTCCGCCGCTGCCCGCCAACAACAACTACAAGGTGCTGGCCGGCGGCGCCGAGAAGGTCGGCTACAAGCACTACGCCACCGGTCCCTACGCGACCAACGCCGAGCCCTATGACGGGCGTCCCGCCACGGTGCAGGACGGCTTCAACTTCCAGGGCGACAAGCAGGGCTCGAAGTGGTCCACGCTGGTCCGCGAGCTCCCGCGGGCGCAGGAGACCGGCCTGCTGGACCTGCGCTCGGAGAGCCAGGCCGTGCAGATCACGCACGGCAAGGACGGCAAGGTCGACGCTGTCATCTATCTGGACTCCGAGGGCAACCTGCACAAGCAGGCTGCCAAGGTCGTCTGTGTGGCTGGCAACTCGATCGAGACACCGCGGCTGCTGCTGATGAGCGCCTCCTCACTGTTCCCTGACGGGCTGGCCAACTCCTCCGGTCAGGTAGGCCGCAACTACATGCGCCACACCACCGGCAGCGTCTATGCACGCTTCGAGAAGGACGTGCGGATGTATCGCGGCGAGACGATGTCGGGGCTGATCGCCGACGAGGCACGCCACGACCCGTCCCGCGGGTTCGTCGGTGGCTATTACCTGCAGATGATCTCGCTCGGTCCGGCGTTCCTTGCCAGCTTCATCGAGCCGGGCGCCTGGGGCAAGGAGTTCACCGAGCTGATGGATGCGTATGCGCGCACGGCCGGGGTCTGGGTCGTCGGCGAGGACATGCCGCAGGAGACCAACCGGGTCACCCTCAACAGCACTGTCCAGGACAAGCACGGCCTGCCGGTGCCCGACGTGCACTTCGACGACCACCCCAACGACGTGGCGATGCGCGAGCACGCCTATGCCGCAGCGGACTCCGTGTATGGCGCGGTCGGTGCACTGGGCACGCACCACACCCCGCCCTATCCCTCGACCCACAACCTGGGCACCTCGCGGATGAGTGAGCGGCCCGAGGACGGCGTCACCGACAAGTGGGGTCGCACGCACGACGTGCCCAACCTGTTTGTCTCGGACGGGTCGTTGTTCACCACCGGAGCGGCGGCCAACCCGACGCTGACCATCGTCGCCCTGGCGATCCGGCAGGCCGAATATCTGGTGGAACAGCTCCGGACCGGGGCCCTCTGA
- a CDS encoding LLM class flavin-dependent oxidoreductase: MQFGIFSVSDITTDPTTGRTPTDAERIQDLVKIALKAEEVGLDVFATGEHHNPPFFASSPTTFLGYIAAQTTTLQLSTATTLITTNDPVKIAEDYSMLQHLSGGRVDLMMGRGNTGPVYPWFGQDIRNGVALAVENYHLLRRLWREDVVDWEGKFRTPLQGFTAMPRPLDGVPPFVWHGSIRSPEIAEQAAYYGDGFFHNNIFWTMDHTARMVDLYRRRYEHYGHGRADQAIVGLGGQVFMAKNSQDAVKQFRPYFDVAPVYGHGPSLEEFTRATPLTVGSPQQVIERTLGFADAVGDYQRQLFLMDHAGLPLEVVLEQLEILGSEVVPVLRKEFEARRPADVPSDPPTHASLLEAGDDHANAAMGPRGRVEAGSN; the protein is encoded by the coding sequence ATGCAGTTCGGAATCTTCAGTGTCAGTGACATCACCACCGACCCGACGACCGGTCGCACCCCGACCGACGCTGAGCGGATCCAGGACCTGGTCAAGATCGCGCTCAAGGCCGAGGAGGTCGGGCTGGACGTGTTCGCCACCGGCGAGCACCACAACCCGCCGTTCTTCGCGTCCTCGCCCACGACCTTCCTGGGCTACATCGCGGCCCAGACCACCACGCTGCAGCTGTCCACCGCGACGACGCTGATCACCACCAACGACCCGGTGAAGATCGCCGAGGACTATTCGATGCTGCAGCACCTCTCGGGCGGCCGCGTCGACCTGATGATGGGCCGCGGCAACACCGGCCCGGTCTACCCGTGGTTCGGGCAGGACATCCGCAACGGGGTCGCCCTGGCCGTGGAGAACTACCACCTGCTGCGCCGGTTGTGGCGCGAGGACGTCGTGGACTGGGAGGGCAAGTTCCGCACGCCGCTGCAGGGCTTCACCGCCATGCCTCGCCCGCTGGACGGCGTCCCGCCGTTCGTGTGGCACGGCTCGATCCGCTCGCCGGAGATCGCCGAGCAGGCCGCCTACTACGGCGACGGCTTCTTCCACAACAACATCTTCTGGACGATGGACCACACGGCCAGGATGGTGGACCTCTACCGTCGCCGCTACGAGCACTACGGTCACGGCCGCGCCGACCAGGCCATCGTGGGCCTGGGCGGTCAGGTGTTCATGGCCAAGAACAGCCAGGATGCCGTCAAGCAGTTCCGTCCCTACTTCGACGTCGCGCCGGTCTATGGCCACGGCCCGAGCCTGGAGGAGTTCACTCGGGCCACGCCGTTGACCGTGGGCAGCCCGCAGCAGGTCATCGAGCGCACCCTCGGCTTCGCCGACGCGGTCGGTGACTATCAGCGTCAGCTGTTCCTGATGGACCACGCTGGCCTGCCGCTGGAGGTTGTGCTCGAGCAGCTCGAGATCCTCGGCTCCGAGGTCGTCCCGGTGCTCCGCAAGGAGTTTGAGGCCCGCCGACCGGCCGACGTCCCGTCCGACCCGCCCACCCACGCCAGCCTCCTCGAGGCCGGCGACGACCACGCCAACGCCGCGATGGGCCCGCGCGGCCGCGTCGAGGCAGGAAGCAACTGA
- the map gene encoding type I methionyl aminopeptidase: protein MIEHFTPREIEAMRPAGRFVGEALNTLRGEVAVGTNLLEIDARATELIAQAGATSCYVDYHPSFGAMPFGKVICTSVNDGALHGLPHDYTLRDGDLLSLDFAVSINGWVADSAVSFVVGQAREEDLRLIEATEAALAAGIAALQPGGRLHDVSAAIGDVCRGAGYGVNLQFGGHGVGRTMHGDPHVPNDGRPGRGLRLQPGLVIAIEPWLMATTDEIYTDADGWTLRSQDGSRAAHSEHTVALTEDGPLVLTARE from the coding sequence GTGATCGAGCACTTCACGCCGCGTGAGATCGAGGCGATGCGCCCCGCCGGCCGGTTCGTCGGGGAGGCGCTGAACACGCTGCGGGGCGAGGTCGCGGTCGGCACGAACCTGCTCGAGATCGACGCTCGTGCAACGGAGCTGATCGCGCAGGCCGGTGCCACCAGCTGCTATGTCGACTATCACCCCAGCTTCGGGGCGATGCCGTTCGGCAAGGTGATCTGCACATCGGTCAATGACGGTGCGCTGCACGGTCTTCCGCACGACTACACACTGCGCGACGGCGACCTGTTGAGCCTTGACTTCGCGGTCTCAATCAACGGGTGGGTCGCCGACTCGGCAGTCTCCTTCGTCGTGGGCCAGGCGCGCGAGGAGGATCTGCGGCTGATCGAGGCCACCGAGGCGGCGCTCGCGGCGGGCATCGCTGCCCTGCAGCCCGGCGGCCGGTTGCACGACGTGTCCGCAGCCATCGGTGACGTATGCCGAGGGGCCGGCTATGGCGTCAACCTCCAGTTCGGCGGACACGGGGTCGGGCGGACGATGCACGGCGACCCGCACGTGCCCAACGACGGGCGACCGGGACGTGGTCTGCGGCTGCAGCCTGGCCTGGTGATCGCGATCGAGCCGTGGCTGATGGCCACCACCGACGAGATCTACACCGACGCCGACGGCTGGACGCTGCGCAGCCAGGACGGGTCGCGCGCTGCCCACAGCGAGCACACGGTGGCCCTCACCGAGGACGGCCCACTCGTCCTGACCGCCCGCGAGTGA
- a CDS encoding glycine--tRNA ligase: MAATSTVDTVVSLCKRRGFVFPCGEIYGGTRSAWDYGPLGVALKDNIKRQWWRSVVQGRDDVVGLDSSIILPKQTWVASGHVGTFSDPLTECQSCHKRFRADHLQEAVAAKAAKKGKEIDPDSVDLAEVACPNCGTKGAWTSPREFNMMLKTYLGVIEDEGGLHYLRPETAQGIFINFANVMGAARKKPPFGIAQTGKSFRNEITPGNFIFRTREFEQMEMEFFVEPSSAAEWHQYWIDERTNWYVDLGINRDNLRHYEHPKEKLSHYSERTVDIEYRFNFAGSEWGELEGIANRTDFDLKTHSEHSGADLTYFDQASGERYTPYVIEPAAGLGRSLMTFLVDAYHEDEAPNTKGGVDKRTVLRLDPRLSPIKAAVLPLSRNADLTPKARDLATQLRRNWMIDFDDAGAIGRRYRRQDEIGTPFCLTVDFDTLDDNAVTVRERDSMSQERVSLDQVEGYLAQRLIGC; encoded by the coding sequence ATGGCAGCAACTTCAACCGTCGATACCGTCGTCAGCCTCTGCAAGCGCCGGGGGTTTGTCTTCCCCTGCGGCGAGATCTATGGCGGCACCCGATCCGCCTGGGACTACGGTCCGCTGGGCGTGGCGCTGAAGGACAACATCAAGCGCCAGTGGTGGCGCTCGGTGGTGCAGGGCCGTGACGATGTTGTGGGTCTCGACTCCTCCATCATCCTGCCCAAGCAGACCTGGGTGGCCTCTGGCCACGTGGGGACCTTCTCCGACCCGCTGACCGAGTGTCAGTCCTGCCATAAGCGGTTCCGCGCGGACCACCTGCAGGAGGCCGTCGCAGCCAAGGCCGCCAAGAAGGGCAAGGAGATTGACCCCGACAGTGTCGATCTAGCCGAGGTCGCCTGCCCCAACTGCGGCACGAAGGGCGCGTGGACGAGCCCGCGCGAGTTCAACATGATGCTCAAGACCTATCTGGGCGTCATCGAGGACGAGGGCGGCCTGCACTACCTGCGTCCGGAGACAGCGCAGGGCATCTTCATCAACTTCGCCAACGTCATGGGCGCCGCCCGCAAGAAGCCGCCGTTCGGCATCGCCCAGACCGGCAAGAGTTTCCGCAACGAGATCACGCCCGGCAACTTCATCTTCCGCACCCGCGAGTTTGAGCAGATGGAGATGGAGTTCTTCGTCGAGCCCTCGAGTGCCGCGGAGTGGCACCAGTACTGGATCGACGAGCGCACCAACTGGTATGTCGACCTCGGCATCAACCGCGACAACCTGCGCCACTACGAGCACCCGAAGGAGAAGCTGTCGCACTACTCCGAGCGCACCGTCGACATCGAGTACCGCTTCAACTTCGCTGGGTCGGAGTGGGGCGAGCTGGAGGGCATTGCCAACCGCACGGACTTTGACCTGAAGACACACAGCGAGCACTCCGGTGCGGACCTGACCTATTTCGACCAGGCCAGCGGCGAGCGCTACACCCCCTATGTCATCGAGCCGGCAGCCGGCCTGGGCCGGTCGCTGATGACCTTCCTGGTGGACGCCTATCACGAGGACGAGGCCCCCAACACCAAGGGCGGCGTCGACAAGCGCACCGTGCTGCGCCTGGACCCGCGGCTGTCGCCGATCAAGGCCGCGGTCCTGCCGCTGTCGCGCAACGCTGACCTGACGCCCAAGGCCCGTGACCTGGCGACCCAGCTGCGCAGGAACTGGATGATCGACTTCGACGATGCGGGCGCGATCGGTCGCCGCTACCGCCGCCAGGACGAGATCGGCACGCCGTTCTGTCTCACCGTCGACTTCGACACCCTCGACGACAACGCCGTCACCGTCCGCGAGCGCGACTCCATGAGCCAGGAGCGGGTCTCCCTGGATCAGGTGGAGGGTTACCTCGCCCAGCGCCTGATCGGTTGCTGA
- a CDS encoding Fur family transcriptional regulator → MTEIKRRPTRQQAAVAAALEDVQDFSSAQELHARLRDAGDSVGLATVYRTLTGMAETGEVDVLRTDEGEAVYRMCSTGHHHHLVCRECGRAVEIEGPAVERWTDQVAAEHGFRDVSHTLEIFGTCADCARG, encoded by the coding sequence ATGACTGAGATCAAGCGCCGGCCGACCAGGCAGCAGGCTGCGGTGGCCGCTGCGCTCGAGGACGTCCAGGACTTCAGCTCCGCGCAGGAGTTGCACGCCCGACTGCGCGACGCTGGAGACAGCGTGGGCCTGGCCACCGTCTATCGAACCCTCACCGGCATGGCCGAGACCGGCGAGGTCGACGTCCTGCGCACCGACGAGGGTGAGGCCGTCTATCGCATGTGCAGCACCGGGCACCACCACCACCTGGTCTGCCGCGAGTGCGGACGTGCGGTCGAGATCGAGGGACCGGCCGTCGAGCGGTGGACCGACCAGGTCGCCGCCGAGCACGGCTTCCGCGACGTCTCCCACACCCTGGAGATCTTTGGCACCTGCGCCGACTGCGCGCGTGGCTGA
- a CDS encoding metal ABC transporter substrate-binding protein, with translation MPRFFPLAAAAAATVLLAACGSSSGAGSGGEDGARLHIVTAFYPLEFATQQVVDGVSGVSVETLASPGVDAHDLELTPRQVGSLSTADLVVYSSGMQTAVDAAVADQAGDHSLDTSSVVDLVDRSGEESEGEHDEHDHEGDEHESDDHEGHDHGPLDPHFWLDPQRYAAATDAIAEDLAAADPDHADAYLANAETFTTQLAELDTEFTETLASCEQDTLVTTHEAFGYLADRYGLHQIGITGISPDAEASPARMAEITGEVEDLDVPTIYAESSLGGDLAEVIADETGTEVLVLDPIESITGDSAGGDYLEVMRANLEALRQGQGCS, from the coding sequence ATGCCTCGTTTCTTTCCTCTCGCTGCGGCTGCCGCCGCCACCGTGCTCCTTGCTGCCTGTGGGAGCAGCTCGGGCGCGGGCAGTGGCGGCGAGGACGGGGCACGACTGCACATCGTCACCGCCTTTTATCCGCTGGAGTTTGCGACCCAACAGGTCGTGGACGGAGTCAGTGGTGTCTCGGTCGAGACCCTAGCCAGCCCTGGTGTGGATGCCCACGACCTCGAGCTGACACCGCGTCAGGTCGGGTCCCTCAGCACAGCTGACCTGGTGGTCTATTCCTCTGGCATGCAGACCGCGGTCGACGCGGCCGTGGCTGACCAGGCCGGCGACCACAGCCTGGACACCAGCTCGGTGGTCGACCTGGTGGACCGCTCCGGCGAGGAGTCCGAGGGCGAGCACGACGAGCACGACCACGAGGGGGACGAGCACGAGTCGGACGACCACGAGGGACACGACCACGGCCCTCTCGATCCGCACTTCTGGTTGGACCCCCAGCGCTATGCCGCAGCCACCGACGCCATCGCCGAGGACCTGGCCGCCGCAGACCCGGACCATGCTGACGCCTACCTGGCCAACGCGGAGACGTTCACGACACAGCTTGCGGAGCTGGACACTGAGTTCACCGAGACCCTCGCCAGCTGCGAGCAGGACACCCTGGTCACCACGCACGAGGCGTTCGGCTATCTCGCCGACCGCTACGGCCTCCACCAGATCGGCATCACCGGGATCTCGCCGGACGCCGAGGCCTCACCGGCCCGGATGGCCGAGATCACGGGCGAGGTCGAGGATCTTGATGTGCCCACGATCTATGCCGAGTCCTCCCTCGGTGGTGACCTCGCCGAGGTGATTGCCGACGAGACCGGCACGGAGGTCCTGGTGCTCGACCCGATCGAGAGCATCACCGGCGACTCGGCCGGCGGCGACTATCTTGAGGTCATGCGCGCCAACCTCGAGGCCCTGCGCCAGGGACAGGGATGCTCGTGA
- a CDS encoding metal ABC transporter permease, with protein sequence MPEILSYDFMRNALLAALLVGAVAPLVGIFLVQRRLSLIGDGLGHVALAGVAVGVLLNNQPIITALIAAVLAGVAVEVIRARGRASGDIALAVMFYGGIAAGVVIINRVDGSQSSNLTSYLFGAITTTSGGDLIVFGVLSAVILVVTMTLRQRLFLAAGDEEYARASGLPVMALNITLSVLTAVTVVVSMRVVGLLLISALMIVPNAASQQVARSFRSATVWAVLFGVLSSVGGVVTSFYADTAAGGTIVLLAIAIFLVVGAVMAVVAAATAHRHRIAERHPHEHGPGCGHEAIPHEDHVDYLHGDHRHAPHGGHYDEHEHEQVSR encoded by the coding sequence ATGCCCGAGATCCTCTCCTATGACTTCATGCGCAACGCTCTGCTCGCCGCGCTGCTGGTGGGTGCCGTCGCTCCCCTGGTGGGCATCTTCCTGGTGCAACGGCGCCTGTCGCTGATCGGTGACGGGCTGGGCCACGTGGCCCTGGCCGGCGTCGCCGTCGGGGTCCTGCTGAACAACCAGCCGATCATCACCGCCCTGATCGCAGCGGTGCTCGCAGGCGTCGCCGTCGAGGTGATCCGAGCCCGGGGACGGGCCAGCGGTGACATCGCCCTCGCCGTCATGTTCTATGGCGGCATCGCGGCCGGTGTCGTCATCATCAACCGGGTCGACGGCAGCCAGAGCTCCAACCTCACCAGCTATCTGTTTGGCGCCATCACCACCACCTCCGGCGGCGACCTGATCGTCTTCGGCGTGCTCTCAGCGGTGATCCTCGTGGTCACCATGACGCTGCGCCAGCGACTGTTCCTGGCGGCCGGCGACGAGGAGTATGCCCGGGCCAGCGGCCTGCCGGTCATGGCCCTCAACATCACGCTCTCGGTGCTCACCGCCGTCACCGTCGTGGTCTCGATGCGCGTCGTCGGCCTGCTGCTGATCAGCGCCCTGATGATCGTGCCCAACGCCGCGTCCCAGCAGGTGGCCCGCAGCTTCCGCTCGGCGACGGTGTGGGCGGTGCTGTTCGGGGTGCTGTCGTCGGTCGGCGGTGTCGTGACCTCCTTCTATGCCGACACCGCAGCAGGCGGGACGATCGTGCTGCTGGCCATCGCCATCTTCCTGGTGGTCGGAGCGGTGATGGCCGTCGTGGCCGCCGCGACCGCCCACCGGCATCGGATCGCGGAGCGCCATCCGCACGAGCACGGCCCCGGGTGCGGCCACGAGGCCATCCCGCATGAGGATCATGTTGACTATCTCCATGGCGACCACCGGCACGCGCCGCATGGTGGGCACTACGACGAGCACGAGCATGAGCAGGTGAGCAGATGA
- a CDS encoding metal ABC transporter ATP-binding protein, translating to MTALPHSAVPTPAIRLDHASFGYAGRPFTEGVNLTLQPGEVVALLGPNGSGKSTLVRGLLGLNDHVGGTVEIYGTPLEDLQDRSRLGYVPQRHTLSASVRSTVREVVATGQLASRPWWRRASADDRALVEKAADTVGLADRLEADVATLSGGQQRRVLIARALASRPDVLIMDEPTAGVDAANQDVLATVLRRLAGLGVTMLVVTHELAALRGIVDRIVEMDAGQVSFDGPPAQYAEHRASVSRAADAGLAQGHSSIRHHHGYDEHHHDDGPVEAPGLLSGVGPMDGPVEEQEL from the coding sequence GTGACAGCACTCCCCCACTCCGCGGTGCCAACACCGGCGATCCGGCTCGACCACGCGTCCTTCGGCTATGCCGGTCGACCCTTCACCGAGGGGGTCAACCTCACCCTGCAGCCCGGTGAGGTGGTCGCCCTCCTGGGCCCCAACGGATCGGGCAAGTCCACGCTGGTTCGTGGCCTGCTCGGTCTCAACGACCACGTGGGTGGCACGGTCGAGATCTACGGCACCCCACTGGAGGACCTGCAGGACCGCAGCCGCCTCGGTTACGTGCCCCAGCGGCATACCCTCTCCGCCTCGGTGCGCTCCACGGTGCGTGAGGTGGTCGCCACCGGGCAGCTCGCCAGTCGCCCCTGGTGGCGCCGGGCCTCCGCCGACGACCGAGCCCTGGTGGAGAAGGCAGCCGACACCGTTGGGCTGGCCGATCGGCTCGAGGCCGACGTGGCCACCCTCTCTGGCGGGCAACAGCGACGGGTCCTGATCGCCCGTGCGCTCGCCTCGCGCCCCGACGTGCTGATCATGGATGAGCCCACCGCGGGGGTGGACGCCGCCAATCAGGACGTCCTGGCGACCGTGCTGCGGCGCCTGGCCGGGCTCGGCGTCACGATGCTCGTGGTCACCCACGAGCTCGCCGCGCTCCGCGGCATCGTGGACCGGATTGTGGAGATGGATGCCGGGCAGGTCAGTTTCGATGGACCCCCGGCGCAGTATGCCGAGCACCGAGCGAGCGTCTCCCGCGCCGCGGACGCGGGGTTGGCTCAGGGGCACTCCAGCATCCGGCACCATCACGGCTATGACGAGCACCACCACGACGACGGCCCGGTCGAGGCGCCCGGTCTGCTCAGCGGCGTGGGACCAATGGATGGCCCCGTCGAGGAACAGGAGCTGTGA
- a CDS encoding FMN reductase produces the protein MSRKLVVISAGLSVPSSTRMLADRISGAVQREVTARGESLEVEVVELRGLAREIADHLVSGMPPSALRQALTAVSSADAVVAVSPVFTASYSGLFKSFVDLLDNDALTGKPVLIAATAGTARHSLVLDHALRPLFSYLRAVVVPTGVFAATEDFGGKANEGAGSEGTGNEGDLSLDRRVARAASELGALLVSTSGAVPGFTAPAVDEVGKLDRISEDSLTPFEQMLGSQLR, from the coding sequence ATGTCCCGCAAACTCGTTGTCATCTCGGCCGGCCTGAGTGTGCCGTCCTCGACCCGGATGCTCGCCGACCGGATCAGTGGCGCGGTGCAGCGTGAGGTCACGGCCCGTGGCGAGAGCCTCGAGGTCGAGGTCGTCGAGCTGCGCGGACTGGCCCGCGAGATCGCCGATCACCTGGTCTCGGGCATGCCACCGTCAGCGCTGCGCCAGGCCCTAACCGCGGTGTCCTCCGCCGATGCGGTTGTCGCTGTCTCGCCGGTGTTCACGGCGTCCTACTCCGGCCTGTTCAAGTCGTTCGTCGACCTGCTCGACAACGACGCGTTGACCGGCAAGCCCGTGCTGATCGCCGCGACGGCGGGCACCGCGCGCCACTCGCTGGTGCTGGACCACGCGCTGCGGCCGCTGTTCAGCTATCTGCGCGCGGTCGTCGTGCCCACCGGCGTCTTTGCCGCCACGGAGGACTTCGGCGGGAAGGCCAACGAGGGGGCTGGCAGCGAGGGGACTGGCAACGAGGGCGACCTCAGCCTGGACCGCCGCGTCGCACGCGCAGCCTCTGAGTTGGGCGCCCTGCTGGTGTCCACCTCGGGAGCCGTCCCCGGCTTCACCGCCCCCGCGGTCGATGAGGTCGGCAAGCTCGACCGGATCTCGGAGGACTCCCTGACGCCCTTCGAGCAGATGCTCGGCAGCCAGTTGCGCTGA
- a CDS encoding IclR family transcriptional regulator, with product MPDAHPISQPPVDVGSAQDAVDSEARGSLIQRAVTVLEHVAEAGGASARDIAEATAIPLPSVYRIAQELVQVGYLIHLREEKRFALGYKLHTLGARLHEDLGVPRELKQEIARLHTDTKMAAYLAIHRGADFVVVFVADSPACPRLEPMDFGFHETPHATAFGKLGLSEYTPEQRRSYLEPHQPHRLTPSTITDPSELESALAQITDEGIAWEHEEFQVGTTCAAVPIRADDGLLIGSVAVSAPVAWYAGQQRHIEHRLRATASRAGRIYRLGNRRT from the coding sequence ATGCCGGACGCGCACCCGATCTCCCAGCCGCCCGTTGACGTGGGGTCGGCTCAGGATGCGGTGGACAGCGAGGCACGCGGCAGCCTCATCCAGCGGGCGGTGACGGTGCTGGAGCACGTCGCCGAGGCCGGAGGCGCCAGTGCACGCGACATCGCCGAGGCCACTGCCATCCCGTTGCCGAGCGTGTATCGGATCGCCCAGGAGCTGGTCCAGGTCGGCTATCTCATCCACCTGCGCGAGGAGAAGCGCTTCGCCCTGGGCTACAAGCTGCACACCCTCGGCGCGCGCCTGCACGAGGACCTCGGTGTCCCCCGCGAGTTGAAGCAGGAGATCGCGCGGTTGCATACGGACACGAAGATGGCGGCCTATCTGGCGATCCACCGCGGCGCTGACTTCGTCGTGGTCTTTGTCGCGGACTCCCCCGCGTGCCCGCGGCTGGAGCCGATGGATTTCGGTTTCCACGAGACCCCGCACGCGACCGCCTTCGGCAAGCTGGGGCTGAGTGAATACACCCCTGAGCAACGGCGGAGCTATCTGGAGCCGCACCAGCCGCACCGGCTGACCCCGTCGACCATCACCGATCCGAGCGAGCTGGAGTCGGCGCTGGCGCAGATCACCGACGAGGGTATCGCGTGGGAGCACGAGGAGTTCCAGGTCGGCACGACGTGTGCTGCGGTGCCGATCCGCGCGGATGACGGGCTGCTCATCGGCTCGGTGGCCGTCTCGGCCCCCGTCGCCTGGTATGCCGGCCAGCAGCGTCACATCGAGCACCGCCTGCGCGCCACGGCCTCCCGTGCCGGACGGATCTACCGCCTCGGCAACCGGCGCACCTGA